One Brevinematales bacterium genomic window, CTTTACTCATAATGCTCAATCCTCTTAAAAAACTTTTCGAAAGCAATAACAGAAAACTTGAAGATTACATAAAAGTAAAACTCATAGACCCAACTTATAGAGTTTACTTTGAAAAAGACAAAAGTATAATCGAACCATCCGTAGTTATACCTGAATATCTAAAACAAATACCTAACGAAATAGGAAATCTACTGAAATTTTTTGGTGATATATCAAACATGTATCAATTTGTAATAGATAACCTTGTGTACAAAAACTTTAATACTATATTTGATATGATAACTTTAAAAGGTGCTATAAACGCTTTAAAGTTTGGTTTTCTATCAAATCTATACTCAAAAACTTCTAGTTATTTCAAAGACTATAGGATGAAATGGCTTAATACTTTTCAATCAATGTATCTAGGTGTTTCTCCATACGAAGCTCCCTTCGCTTATGCTGTTGTCAACTATATGGAGAGTGTAGAAGGTGTATACTATGCACTTGGAGGTATGTACAAGGTAGCAGAAGCCGTTAAAAGATTAGCAGAAGAACTTGGAGTAAAAATCACCACTAATACTGAAGTATTACAAATAAGATCTCTCAAAGATAAAAAAGTCTTGGTAACAAATAAAGGTGAAATTGAAACAGATATAGTCGTTATAAACGCAGATCTACCATACGCAAAGGAGAAACTACTAGGTAAAAAAATACCAAAATACAAATACTCTTGTTCAACACTTATGTACTATATAGGTTATGATGGAGAAACAGAACTCCTACATCACAACGTATTTTTTGGTACAAAGTTTAAAGAAGTACTCGACGATATATTCAAAACAGGTAAATTCAATAGTGATATATCTTTCTATGTTCACGTATCATCAAAAACAGATAAGCACCATGCTCCTCCAGGAAGTGAAAATATATATATCCTTGTTCCTGTCTCTAACCTTAATGTTTCGAAAGAAGATTTCACTAAAATTTCTGATGAAGTACTCAATCTAGTATATGATAGACTAGAAAAAAGAACAAGCTTCCGAAGAAACAAAGTTAGATTCGTTTTGAAAAGAACACCTGTTGATTGGAAAAATCTATATAACCTACAATACGGTAGTACCTTCGGTCTATCTCACGTTTTATTCCAATCGGCATACTTTAGACCTAAAAACTACGAAAAACACGAAAGGGGTATATACTACGTTGGCTCTTCAACCATACCTGGAAGCGGAATACCAATGGTAATAATATCAGGAGAATTAGTAAAAGAAAGAATCAAAAATGACTATAAGTTATAAGAAAATAACAAAACACATATTTTTTGTAGGACTAGCAGTTGGTATTTTTAGCATATTAGGTTATGTTCTAAAAACTTACATAGGATTACCTACTGATATAAAAACTAATACAATAGAAGAGTTGATACCACATATATTTATATTACTTACGCTTTTTACATCTTTTTTAGTTGGAATTATTTCTCTCGGTGTTAGCAAAACAACAATACTTTTAATAATAACTTTTATTGTATCCTTTATTCTCGAATTATCCTCAACCTACAATGGTTTCCCTTATGGACTTTACAAGTATTCTGATAAAATGGGATTTAAATTATTAGGTGAAGTTCCTTTTCTGATACCTCTGTCTTGGTTTTCTATAATACTACCTTCTCTCGTTATATCCTACAAATTAGGTTTTAGAGGATATCCTGTAGTCTTATTCAGCTCAATACTTGTTCTAATATGGGATTTGTCTCTAGAATATTTTGCAAGCTATATCAAAAAATTCTGGATATGGGAAGAAGGCTTCTTCTACACAATGCCTATAGAAAATTGGTTTGGCTGGTTTCTTACTGCTTTGGTAATATATTCTATCTACTGGATTATGTACAAAGAAGATGGTGAAAATATACAATACTGCGAATACGCTTTTTTCAACTATCTCCTAATAACACTATTTTCATCCTTATTTTCACTATTCTACGGTGGTATTATACCCGGATTTCTTACTATAGGAGGTGTTGCTGTATTAATACTCTACTCAATATCAAGAGGTATTAAATTATGGAGCAGTTAGACAAAGCTTTTGAGTACTGTAAATTTATAATGCAAAAACACGCTAAAACTTTCTACATGGCAGCTCAGAAATTACCATACGAAGAACAAAAACACTTTTGGAGCATATACGCATATTGTAGAACAGTAGATGATATAGCAGATGAATACTTCCTAAAAGATACCAACCAAGGAATAAAAGAACTTCAAAATATAAAAAATTCTCTTATATTATCTTTCAACCAAAAATATTCAGGTACCAACCTTATATTCTTAGCATTAAATAAAACATTTGAAAATTATAAGTTTAACATAGATCCCTTTTTAGAACTTATAGAAGGAGCTATTTGGGATTTAACATCAAAAGAGATAAAAACATTGGAAGATCTCTTAGAATACTCAAAACTTGTCGCAGGATCAGTAGGAGCAATGCTATTACCAATAATTTCAAACCAACCTGATAAAATCTACAATCACGCATACAATTACGGTACTTTCATGCAGATAGTTAACATAATAAGAGATGTTGGAGAAGATTTGAAGAATAGAAATAGAATATACCTACCCAAAGATATGATTACACAGTACAACATAAGTATTGACAACTTGAGAAATGGAATAGTAACCACAAATTACAAGAAACTAATCGAAGATCTTATGGAAATAGCAGAAAAAATGTTTTTTGAAAACGTATCTTCTATTAATTACCTCAGAAAAGACGTTAGAAGGTCAATACACCTTGCCGGATTATGGTATCTCGAAATACTTAACTCAGTAAGATTTTCAAATTACGACAATCTAAGTAAAAGAAATTATGTACCCAAATACATGAAATACATATCACTACTAGGAGGATATAAACTAAGAAAAAACATTCTAAAGTCTATATTCTTAGTATAACTGAAGAGTTCCCATATATACTGTCAAAATTTAGGGAAAAAGCATTCTACAACCAAAAACAAAATTCCATAAAGAAATTAACCTAAACACAACTAAGCACTTCAATATCTCTTAGAATCAAAGTAGTTCAGAGCAAGGTAGATTATACAGGTGTTTTTTGTAGAAGACTACCTATTAATGTATTACCTATCAACTTTTCAACTCTAACTTTCACAAACTTACCTATAAGACTTTCATCTCCCTCAAAAGCAACTACTTTATTGTACTCTGTTCTACCCACCAGCTGATTTTTATATTTACCTCTTTCTTCTACAAGTACTTCAAATTCTTTACCCACATCTTTTAAATTACTCTCCTTACTTATTGAATGTTGTAGCTTTATAAGCCTTTGTATCCTCTCAACTTTAACATCTTCTGGGACTTGCTCTGAAAAAGTCTCTGCCGGCGTTCCTTTCTTGGGATTGAATATAAACATATAAGAAAAATCAAATCTTACTTCATTAACTAAATTAAGTGTCATATTAAAATCTTCCTCTGTCTCTGATGGAAAACCAACTATTATATCTGTTGAAATTGAAGCATCTGGCATTTTATTCCTAACGTACTCTATCATCTTAACATAATACTCATAAGTATATCCTCGTTTCATAAGCTTAAGAATCCTATTTGAACCACTTTGAACTGGTAAATGGAAGTACCTGCACACCTTATCAAGCTCAGAAATCCTGTCTATTAGATCTTCTTTGAAGTTTATAGGATGAGAGGTTAAAAATCTTATTCTTTTAAGTCCTTCTATTTTATTAACCTCTGTCAATAACTCTTTAAAACTCGTTCCTATATCTCTACCGTAGGAGTTTATATTTTGCCCTAATAGTAAAACTTCAACAACTCCTTCATCAACTAACCTTCTGATGTCATCTATTATATCCTTAATTGGCCTACTAACTTCTTTACCTCTCGTCTTAGGCACTATACAATATGTACACGAGTGATTACACCCATGTATCACAGTTACAGAAGCCTTGAACGGAAACTGGTAATCTATCGCAGGAGGTAAAAATTCATACTTATCCATTCTAACATCAACAACATAACTGTCTCTATTTAGAATATGACTTATCATCCTACTCCTATTGTAGGTACCAAAGACTCCATCTATATGGGGAGCAACCTCAAATAACTTATGCCCCCAACTCTGAGCCATACATCCTGTTATGTATATCTTAAGATTAGGCTTCTTTGATTTTAGCCCTTTAAAGTAACCAAGTCTACCTAATACTCTCTCTTCTGCAGTATTTCTTACACTGCAAGTGTTTATTATAACAACATCAGCATCGTCCTCTTTTTCAGCCTCGGAAAGTCCAGTATTTTTAAGTATTTTTTTTACTTCAAAAGAATCTGATAAATTCATTTGGCAACCGTAAGTTTCTATAAAAAACTTCATAGTTCATCACCAATTCCTACTATTATTATAAGATATAATAACCTTACCTTTCCAAGCAATTACATTTCTTAGTGCAACCTTAATTCTTTTATTAAGAAATTTCCAAACTTCATGCATTTCAAAATCTTCATCATGGATTAAACAACTCTTATCAAACTCACATACAATAGATCATACCTCTCTAGACATTTCTGAAACTTGATTTGGTTTGGGACATTATGTTATATTATTCTATCATCCTCTGAGGATAATTATTATGATTGAGATACTAAGAGATGATATAAGCAAGATAAGTAGTGAATTTTGTGACATTAGATTTGAGATATATGATGGCACTCAAATAATAGTTTCAGAAACGGGAATTGAGGAAGTTTCAAAAAAAAAGAGCTCTGGTGGAGCAGTAAGAATTCTCGATAATGGTGGTCTTGCTTTTGCATCATTCAATTCTATTGAGAAAATAAAAGATATTCTAAAGAATACAAAGCAATCAGCAAAATTGATAGGATCAAAATCAAAAATATCTCTATCAAGTTACCAAGCAATAACTGATAGTGTTAAAACAGATTATCAAATAGATCCTAGGGATATATCTCTCGAGGAAAAAGTTGAAGTCTGTAAAAGGTATTCCCAGATACTAAAAAGTAATCCAAAGATTAGAAGTGTTAGAGTTCGGTATCTAGACTACAACCTAAAAAAGTACTATGTTAACTCTGAAGGTAGTTGTATTGAAATGGAGTTTATATACAGTGGTATATCACTTGTAGCATATGGAGTTGAAGGGACTAATGTTCAAAGGAGTGCTGAATCTATAGCAAGATACGGTGGATTCGAAGTAGTAAACAATTTGGACAGTTTAGCCGAGGAGGTTTCAAAGAGAGCCGTTGATTTACTCTATGCAGAGCAAATTGTAGGTGGGGTATACGATGTAATAATAGATCCTAGACTTACGGGAGTATTCGCCCACGAAGCATTTGGACACTTATCAGAAGCTGACCATGTTTATGGAAATAACAAAATTATGGACGTAATGAAAATAGGTAGAAGATTTGGTCCTGAATTTTTGAATATAATCGATGATGGTAACATAAAAGGAATTGTAGGATACACACCTTATGATGATGACGGAATACCAGCTCAAAGAACACATTTAGTTAAAAACGGAGTTTTAAATGCTCGTCTTCACTCAAGACTTACTTCAAAGGTTATGAATGAACCAGTTTCTGGAAATTCAAGAGCTCTCTCTTATGAATACCCACCTATTGTTAGAATGACAAATACCTATATTGACAATGGTGATACACCTGTCGATGAACTATTCGATAAACTAGGTAATGGAATATATGTTATAGATTTCCTTGGAGGGCAAACAAACCTTGAAATGTTTACATTTTCTGCTGCGTACGGATACAAGGTTGAAAATGGTAAACCTACAAAATTACTTAGAGATATAACACTAACTGGAAATGTTTTTGACACACTTAACAATATAGTTGCCATAGGTAACAATCTTAAACTTCACAGTACCATGGGTGGATGCGGTAAAGGTGGACAATCACCTTTACCTGTTGGTGATGGAGGGCCGCATATCCTAGTTAAAAATGTTTTGATTGGAGGTAAAATTTAGTGATATGTCTGATGATATATCTAGAATAATAAAGGAAGAGAGATTACCAGTAAAAAAAGTAAATACAATAATAGGAATAAATACTGTTTTTAGGGGAAATTTTGTAGTAGAAGGCCCCTTGAGAGTGGATGGAAATTACGAAGGAGATATAAAATCTCTTGATATGATAATAATAGGTTCTTTCGGAAAAGTTAAGGGTAACTTATACGGTGAGATCGTAATCATAGGTGGGAGCGTAAAAGGTAATGTATTTGCCACAAAACAAATAATACTTCTAAGTACATCAAAAGTCATAGGAGATCTGACATCTCAAAAAATACTAATAGATGAAGGAGCAAGATTTAGAGGGAAATTCAATAGAGTTTCATCAGACATCCTAAACGATATCTTCAAAAAACAAGTAGAACCATTTATCCAAGAAGAAAAGAATAAGTGGGTCTGGTAATACTAATTCTTCCATGATCTAATTTCTATAACTTTTGTAGTTAGCGTTAAGAATAATATTATCCAAAATATAAAGAACGCCAAATCTTTCGTATCTATTACACCAGTTAGGAAGTTTGTGTAATGGTTAAGAAAAGACAACTCTGATAAAATATTCGATAACAAATCATCTGCAACTATACCACTTAATACATCTATAAACCACAACAGAAAAACAACAGCAAAACCTATTATTCCAGAAACCATTTGATTTTGAGACAAAGATGAAGCAAACAAACCAACTGATAGAAAAGCACTCATAGTGAGTATAAAACCAATATATCCCGAAATTATAGTACCATAATCGGGTTTTCCATAAATGGATATTATGATTACATATACTAGTGTCAAGAATAATCCACTCAGGAATATTGTCAAGCTAGCAAGGTACTTACCTATAACTACTTGATAGATTTTTATAGGAGCAGTTCTCAATAGCTCATAAGTTCCCGCTTTTTTTTCTTCCGCCAAAAGTCTCATCGTTAGCAGAGGAGAAATCAACATACCAGCTATTATCATGTTATTCAAAACTCTACTCATATCAGATATACGAGTGTATGATATATAAAAATGAAATAGATAACCCGAAATAACTAAAAACCCAAACATCAAAACATAAGCAACAGGCGTTGTAAAATAAACTATAAGTTCTTTTTTGTATATATACCAAATCTTTTTCATAGTTTTAAACCATTTCAATTATCATTAATACATCGCCAGCCTTGACGACTTCAGCATTATTTTTGACTATTTTTATTAGCTTACCTGATACAGGAGACTTTATCTCATTCATAACTTTCATTGCTTCAACTATACATAAAGTTTGACCAGCATTTACATGCTCTCCTTCCTTTACAAAAGGTTCTGCCCCAGGGGAAGAAGATCTATACATAGTTCCATTTATCGGTGATTTAACTTTGTGATACTTAGTATCGTCAGAAAAATCATCTTTAGGTTTAGCATCAGATACCCTTGAAGGTTTAGCTTGTTGTTTAGCCTGTTGATGTGTAACTGAGGTACTAGAATGAGTACTCCCTTGCTGGATACTAGGAATCAGATGTACAGATGGTATTACTTTTCTCTCCTTTGAAAACTTTATGTACATTTCCTTAGTTTCTACTGTTAACTCTTCAAGATTGTTTTCTTTAAAAATTTCAGAGAGCTTCTGTATTTCATCCATTGGCAAACTGAAGTTCTTGTCTTCCATAACCCACCTCTAGCAGTTAATGATATATAATAGGCGATTTTGAATTCAATTTTTCAATAAATATCTAGGAAATTCTCGAACCACTATCTATTTCCTCATCAACGGTTATTAATACAAGCTTACCTTTATCATCTTTTGCCGCAAGAAGCATACCATAAGATGTTTCTCCCATAATAGTTGCGGGTTTCAGATTGTTAACTATTATTATCTCTTTACCTACAACATCTTCCGGATTATAGTATTGTCCTATACCTGCTATTATCTGTTTCTCCATATTTCCTACTTCTATCAAGAGCTTTAGCAGTTTTTTAGATTTGGGTAACCTTGATGCTTCCTTAACTCTAGCAACTCTTAAATCAATTTTTTTGAAATAATCTATATCAATAAGCTCATCAGTAGGTATAGTCTCTATATTCTCTTTTTGTGCTGAGTACTTTAGCTTACTTACCTGTTTTTCAATCACTTCATCAGGTATTTTTGTGAATAATGGTTCTATATCTTTGGATATTCTTACACCAGTTTTAACTTTAGTTATACCTATCTCATCCCAATTAATTTTCTTCACATAATCCGCTGGATACCCTAACATCATAAGAAGCCTTTTTGAAGAAGTAGGCATAAATGGATACATAGCAAGCCCTAGAGTGAATATCACTTGCACAGCAACAAACAACTTAGTGTTAAATTCATCAGTATCTGGCATTAGAGTCCAAATCTTAGCTTCATCAACATATTTGTTGCCAAGAAATGCAATTTCTCTCAGATATTTTATAGCTTGCCTAAACTCAAACTTATCAAGCAACTTACCTATAGTTTGTGGTATTTCTTCCAGATTTTTTAGAATACTTTGCTCAAGAGATGAATACTTATTGGTATTAGGTGATGGTATTATACCATCATTTTTAGAGTTCAAAAACTTTAAAACCCTTGAAACAAGATTACCAAAAGCATTAGCTAGTTCTTCATTTACCTTTTCTTGAAACTCACGCCAGTAGAAATTAGCATCTTTTGTTTCAGGCATATTTAGACAAAGATAATATCTAACTGCATCAGGATTGAATTCGCTAACTATATCATCAACCCATATAGCCCAGTTTCTTGATGTTGATATTTTTTCACCTTCTAAGTTCATAAATTCGTTTGCAGGTATATTGTAAGGTAATATCCAACCACCTTTTTGTGCAAGTAATGTAGCAGGCCATATTATGGCATGAAATGGGATATTATCCTTACCTATAAAATGTATTAGTTTAGTCTCTGGATTAAGCCAATATTCTTTCCATTTATCAGGCTGTCCTATTTTTTGTGCCCACTCTACCGTTGAAGATATATAGCCTATAGGTGCCTCAAACCACACATACATAACTTTACCTTTCGCTTCTTCTAATGGTATAGGTATACCCCAGTCCAGATCTCTTGATATAGGTCTATCTTTCAAACCTTCATTTATCCAAGATAAAGCAAAATCTCTTACATTAGGTTTCCAATCCAACTTTGACTCAAGATATTCTCTTAGTTGTTTTTCAAATTGTTTTAGTACAAAATACCAATGCTTTGTAGTTTTCATAACAGGTTTACTATTACATATAGCACACTTAGGATCTACAAGATCTGTAGGATCAAGTGTAGAACCACATCTCTCACATTGATCTCCTTTAGCATATTCATAACTACACTTTGGGCATTTACCAGTTATATATCTATCAGGTAAAAACATCTTCTCATTATCGCAATAAAATTGTTCCTGCTCCTTTACAACAGTATAACCATTATTAACAAGATTTAAGAAAAATTCTTGTGATATTTTGAAATGAACTTCTCTATGAGTACCCGAAAAGTTATCGAATTCTATACTCATTTTCCTAAAACTTTCTTTTATATTCTCATGATACTTCTTAACAACTTCCTCAGGAGTAGTATTTTCCTGTATTGCTCGTATAGTTATAGGTACTCCATGTTCATCAGTACCACATATAAAGATAACATCATCTCCCTTCATTTTCCTGTACCTATAATATATATCAGCAGGAAGATAAGCACCTGCAATATGCCCTATATGTATAGGCCCATTTGCATAAGGTAACGCAGCAGTAATAAGATATCTACCCATTTCTACCTCCCAAATCTAAGCTAGCTAATCTATGATTATTATATAAAATCTTCCTATTAATTTACACAAAAAGTATTTGGAGTCTAATAACGAAATAAAGTTATTACAAAAAACAGAAAACTTTTGTTATCTTACCGAAGTTAAATTTTAGTTTGTTTCTCATCTTGAATCAATATCAACAATTATTGAATTATGCTTTTTAAACTTATTCTCATTAAAATTACTAGTCAAAAAATAAACTTTATTGAAAGGAAACCATTCTTATTTTAAAATACAACTTATATTATCTATGTGGGAGGGGAATGTATGTATGAATTTGATGAAAACCCTACTAACATAAAAGTTGTAGGTGTTGGTGGGGGTGGATGTAATGCTGTAAAAAGAATGATAGAAGCTAACATTAAAAACGTAGACTTTATAGCAATTAACACTGACTCACAGGTTTTGGCTAATAATCCAGCACCTTCAAAGATTCAGATAGGACAAAAACTAACTAGAGGTCTAGGAGCAGGAGCAAATCCTAAAGTTGCTGAAGAAGCAGCCAATGAAGATAGGGATATTATAGAAGATGCTCTTAGAGGATCTGATATGGTATTTATAACTTGTGGTATGGGAGGGGGAACAGGTACTGGTGCTTCACCTGTAGTAGCACAAATAGCTAGAAGTCTAGGTGCTCTCACAGTAGCTGTAGTTACAAAACCATTCCTATTTGAAGGCAAAAAAAGGATGGAAAAGGCCGAAGAAGGTATAAAAAAGCTAAAACAGTATGTAGATACACTAATTGTTATATCAAATCAAAACTTATTCAAAGTTGTTGATAAAAAAGTACCTATAGAAGAAGCATTTCGTAAATCCGACGAAGTACTCATGCATGCTATACAAGGTATGTCAGATATAATAACTAAACCAGGATTGATAAACGTCGATTTTGCAGATGTAAGAACTGTACTAAAAGAAGGTGGAGAAGCCCTTATGGGAATAGGTGTTGATACAGATCCAAAAACCGCAGCACAAAAAGCGATAAATAATCCTATAGTTGATAATATATCCTTTAAAGGAGCTAAAGCAGTACTTGTTAATATATCTGGTTCAAAGAAGATGTCATTAGATGATGTAAGTATGATTATGGAGGTAATAAACGAAACAGCTGATAAAGAAGCAAATATAATAATGGGGGCAACTATCGATGAAAACACTCACGACGATAGCATAAGAGTAGTTGTTATAGCAACAGGACTATCTTCAGAAACAAATACTTCAAGCATTTCAAGTAACCAGAATGTTAGTATCACTGAAGATAAGGAAACTCAAAAACTTAGAGAAGGTGAAGTTAGAGTAGTACCAGGAATAGGTAAAATAATATCAAGACAAGACTTTTTATCAAGGCGTAGGATCCCTAAACCACAAGATGATTTTGAAACTGATATGTTAGATCCTTCTACACCTGCTATACTAAGGAAAAATAGATTTACTTTACCTACAGAAAATGACTACAATGACGAAATCCAGAGAAGATTTTAATTTGTTAAAGTTATATTTGTAATGTTACTTAAAGGACTAAAAACTCTCTTTGATGATGAATAAGAAGCAACAGCGATATAATATAGTGTACTAGTCGTTAATTTGCTTCCATCTGGTAAATTGGTTATGATGTAATAATACTCTCTCGTTACAGATGATACTGGAGCAAATACAGTTGGTATATCTCCAAAATTACCTTTCAGATAAGGTTTATCAAATTGATTTGTTGAATTTCTATCCCTATAAATTTCATTAGAATTAGTTGTTATAAACACTACATACCCAGAAAAATAGTTCTCACTATTATTACCCCACCATCTAATTTCTATCTGATTTGTCGATACTTGCTTCAAGTATACACCTAATGGTGGATTCAATGGAAAGTTATATTGCATTGCACCAATAACACATCCGCTGATCATAGAAGCAACAATAACTAGCAAAAACTTCATCCTAAACATGCTATAATTATGGTATAATCACTATCACAAATCAAATTTACTTAAACTCCTAAAAAATCAACTTCATTATTACTATAACTCTGGTAAATTATCTCATTTAAAACTATCAAGTCTTTCTTTTCTTCTTCTCTGAAGCAGGAAACAAAACATTGTTCAGTATAAGCCTATACCCCGGAGAATTTGGATTTAACGAGATATCGGTAGGAGGATCTCCAATGTAATGTGCAAAGTCTTCAGGATCATGACCTCCGAGAAAACAAAAAGCTCCTCTACCTATTTCTCCTCTTATGTACTTAGCGTATCCTGATAATTTTGTGTCTAGATACTCAGCAAGTACAACTATGTTCTCTTTGAGTTTGGATTTGTTAAAAGCTGTTGTTTGTCCCAAAAATTCTTTTATTTCCAAAGTATGATTTTGAACTAACATACTACTAACAGGATCATATTTAGCGGAAAACTCCCTAAGGTAAAAATACTCTGGATGATCAAAAGTACTAATTAGATAGTTTGGGTAGTCAATATCAGAGTATTCATACATGTAAGGATCTAAAATAAGTCTGAAGTTTTTGAAAGCCATAGTTAAGTTAAAATCCAGCCTAGATTCATAATCTTTATCCACAGGTGTTCTATCAAAGATCTCTGGAACTATATCTGTATTAACAGACGACAGAGCAATATCAAGTGTATCGGTACCTGCACACATACCGAATAAAAAACCTCCATCTTCTATAAATCTCCTAATTTTCAAAGCAACTTGTTTTTTCATATCTGCTACACTATTGAATCCCTTTCTTCTAGACATTGACTCAAGATATTCTACCATTCTAACATACCAAGGATCCCTACTATAACTTGACCAAAATTTACCAAACTGTCCTGTAAAATCTTCATGATCAAAATGAAGCCAGTCTATCTCGAGAAACTTCAATTTATCATCTAGTATATCCTCATCAGTCAGTTCAGTAAATGGAATATCAGCATACTTTAAAGCAATTTCAACAGCATCATCATAAGGAAGTTCTATCTTCAACCTGTACAATCCAATTTTAGGAGCTTTGGTAAGTCTTATTACATTTATGTTCTCAGTATTTGTAAGATCATTTATCTGTTTCCAAGAGAAGCTTGATATAAACTCATATAAAACTTTTTCCCGCCTTAAGTAGGAAATTGAAAATTCATTGTACGGTATCACAAAACTACCTCCCCTATAGTTTAAAATCCAATACGATTCAATACCTTGCAATAGTGTATTATACACAACACCATAAGGTTTAAGGTGATCAACTTG contains:
- the accB gene encoding acetyl-CoA carboxylase biotin carboxyl carrier protein, which translates into the protein MEDKNFSLPMDEIQKLSEIFKENNLEELTVETKEMYIKFSKERKVIPSVHLIPSIQQGSTHSSTSVTHQQAKQQAKPSRVSDAKPKDDFSDDTKYHKVKSPINGTMYRSSSPGAEPFVKEGEHVNAGQTLCIVEAMKVMNEIKSPVSGKLIKIVKNNAEVVKAGDVLMIIEMV
- a CDS encoding TldD/PmbA family protein, with the translated sequence MIEILRDDISKISSEFCDIRFEIYDGTQIIVSETGIEEVSKKKSSGGAVRILDNGGLAFASFNSIEKIKDILKNTKQSAKLIGSKSKISLSSYQAITDSVKTDYQIDPRDISLEEKVEVCKRYSQILKSNPKIRSVRVRYLDYNLKKYYVNSEGSCIEMEFIYSGISLVAYGVEGTNVQRSAESIARYGGFEVVNNLDSLAEEVSKRAVDLLYAEQIVGGVYDVIIDPRLTGVFAHEAFGHLSEADHVYGNNKIMDVMKIGRRFGPEFLNIIDDGNIKGIVGYTPYDDDGIPAQRTHLVKNGVLNARLHSRLTSKVMNEPVSGNSRALSYEYPPIVRMTNTYIDNGDTPVDELFDKLGNGIYVIDFLGGQTNLEMFTFSAAYGYKVENGKPTKLLRDITLTGNVFDTLNNIVAIGNNLKLHSTMGGCGKGGQSPLPVGDGGPHILVKNVLIGGKI
- a CDS encoding phytoene/squalene synthase family protein is translated as MEQLDKAFEYCKFIMQKHAKTFYMAAQKLPYEEQKHFWSIYAYCRTVDDIADEYFLKDTNQGIKELQNIKNSLILSFNQKYSGTNLIFLALNKTFENYKFNIDPFLELIEGAIWDLTSKEIKTLEDLLEYSKLVAGSVGAMLLPIISNQPDKIYNHAYNYGTFMQIVNIIRDVGEDLKNRNRIYLPKDMITQYNISIDNLRNGIVTTNYKKLIEDLMEIAEKMFFENVSSINYLRKDVRRSIHLAGLWYLEILNSVRFSNYDNLSKRNYVPKYMKYISLLGGYKLRKNILKSIFLV
- the miaB gene encoding tRNA (N6-isopentenyl adenosine(37)-C2)-methylthiotransferase MiaB, producing the protein MKFFIETYGCQMNLSDSFEVKKILKNTGLSEAEKEDDADVVIINTCSVRNTAEERVLGRLGYFKGLKSKKPNLKIYITGCMAQSWGHKLFEVAPHIDGVFGTYNRSRMISHILNRDSYVVDVRMDKYEFLPPAIDYQFPFKASVTVIHGCNHSCTYCIVPKTRGKEVSRPIKDIIDDIRRLVDEGVVEVLLLGQNINSYGRDIGTSFKELLTEVNKIEGLKRIRFLTSHPINFKEDLIDRISELDKVCRYFHLPVQSGSNRILKLMKRGYTYEYYVKMIEYVRNKMPDASISTDIIVGFPSETEEDFNMTLNLVNEVRFDFSYMFIFNPKKGTPAETFSEQVPEDVKVERIQRLIKLQHSISKESNLKDVGKEFEVLVEERGKYKNQLVGRTEYNKVVAFEGDESLIGKFVKVRVEKLIGNTLIGSLLQKTPV
- a CDS encoding polymer-forming cytoskeletal protein — its product is MSDDISRIIKEERLPVKKVNTIIGINTVFRGNFVVEGPLRVDGNYEGDIKSLDMIIIGSFGKVKGNLYGEIVIIGGSVKGNVFATKQIILLSTSKVIGDLTSQKILIDEGARFRGKFNRVSSDILNDIFKKQVEPFIQEEKNKWVW
- the crtI gene encoding phytoene desaturase family protein produces the protein MKVIVVGSGLGGLSAAINLKSLGLDVEIVEKNSHVGGRMNFIEKDDFYFDTGPSLLIMLNPLKKLFESNNRKLEDYIKVKLIDPTYRVYFEKDKSIIEPSVVIPEYLKQIPNEIGNLLKFFGDISNMYQFVIDNLVYKNFNTIFDMITLKGAINALKFGFLSNLYSKTSSYFKDYRMKWLNTFQSMYLGVSPYEAPFAYAVVNYMESVEGVYYALGGMYKVAEAVKRLAEELGVKITTNTEVLQIRSLKDKKVLVTNKGEIETDIVVINADLPYAKEKLLGKKIPKYKYSCSTLMYYIGYDGETELLHHNVFFGTKFKEVLDDIFKTGKFNSDISFYVHVSSKTDKHHAPPGSENIYILVPVSNLNVSKEDFTKISDEVLNLVYDRLEKRTSFRRNKVRFVLKRTPVDWKNLYNLQYGSTFGLSHVLFQSAYFRPKNYEKHERGIYYVGSSTIPGSGIPMVIISGELVKERIKNDYKL
- a CDS encoding ABC transporter permease subunit gives rise to the protein MKKIWYIYKKELIVYFTTPVAYVLMFGFLVISGYLFHFYISYTRISDMSRVLNNMIIAGMLISPLLTMRLLAEEKKAGTYELLRTAPIKIYQVVIGKYLASLTIFLSGLFLTLVYVIIISIYGKPDYGTIISGYIGFILTMSAFLSVGLFASSLSQNQMVSGIIGFAVVFLLWFIDVLSGIVADDLLSNILSELSFLNHYTNFLTGVIDTKDLAFFIFWIILFLTLTTKVIEIRSWKN
- a CDS encoding carotenoid biosynthesis protein is translated as MTISYKKITKHIFFVGLAVGIFSILGYVLKTYIGLPTDIKTNTIEELIPHIFILLTLFTSFLVGIISLGVSKTTILLIITFIVSFILELSSTYNGFPYGLYKYSDKMGFKLLGEVPFLIPLSWFSIILPSLVISYKLGFRGYPVVLFSSILVLIWDLSLEYFASYIKKFWIWEEGFFYTMPIENWFGWFLTALVIYSIYWIMYKEDGENIQYCEYAFFNYLLITLFSSLFSLFYGGIIPGFLTIGGVAVLILYSISRGIKLWSS